In a genomic window of Ignavibacteria bacterium:
- a CDS encoding PD-(D/E)XK nuclease family protein, translated as MPLWTTSIPNSVLQPVVQAQTLTSRIAALPEGPLVIVVPTARQRSEVLVAWAQAHGRGEPPEILTMAGFIRAVGQQVLPDGPRIMPDASVDVLLRYAAYAAKTRPGAVRMQASRLARWAQEGLSPGLVRQLSGRVEGQRRRKHLQTVANVWFELLDLVGRRACDRGTYSGFVADEISRRSSFKLLRPSGAVVDRLLVLDTHGVTFVDRMLLHALCRCDWDVAIAFSPELPGVEEGASRRSRTDHMWFVSHGWISSTPTASIINVNSDSTLLQRSFSTRSEEVRRALALIKEALGRGTPLSEMAICVPGSSDYMRIIRELATSSGIPIDLDADISLASTRAASAVLSACTVIGGGWLRSDVERLLRDPFVRDAVPDVAHLLRVAREDRIVGGEGPNAWHQRCERKRSDAISFARADPDNAEEWEAKRTRYERAIRAISSLRSRLEVQAEHAMDAERFSSIIRQNIGNGLGIFDAAATYERVAVAALEESLSSYCAVAKDHRLPPVPFAEHTRVWWMLVQSVSVSSESGFSTGLSIVRPAELRGRKRKLVVVVGCIEGEFPRTSQDMLDEDLVPGLREAMAIESMADIVASVASDGMLLCTYPESLDGSMVLSSSLLDRVSTVSEPNEHWESLDPQRTILLDQRDLRIRSEFSPFIDDSQEGEVRVGLDEETAALFDEDVNRPMSPSRLDVVIQCPFKYHASKTLRLEDDGGENDTQMTSIERGILLHELVQRFYRSYQPNEELQFASAEELSAYCVDLRKAPFEDHWKRLCDLLDELLHEMRPDHLYAEVERRALVGTSMRVGLLRRWLANEIAYQQTTGFLPVLFEIEIDTEIDVPVGDVMQKMKVKTRIDRVDVAMVDSVLEFVVNDYKANLPGTATRPLIKAGKATQMPMYLAAVAAFFREKEIDARPAAAVYRMFGTALRSPEKSMYQVMLADESFPIPIRRSKKDPPPLPLAEQVEVIIQRISPAFIDLRSGAYPVRPSKEACTYCSYPDLCRREHWGVIEQPIDQENAEQ; from the coding sequence ATGCCGCTTTGGACCACTTCGATCCCCAACTCTGTACTGCAGCCCGTTGTACAGGCACAAACGTTGACATCGCGGATAGCGGCGTTGCCGGAGGGGCCGCTTGTGATCGTTGTGCCAACGGCGAGGCAACGGAGCGAGGTGCTGGTTGCTTGGGCTCAAGCTCATGGCAGAGGGGAGCCCCCTGAGATCCTCACAATGGCAGGATTCATCAGAGCGGTTGGACAGCAAGTGTTGCCGGATGGTCCGCGGATCATGCCCGATGCGTCGGTCGATGTTCTTCTTCGTTATGCTGCTTATGCGGCAAAGACACGTCCGGGCGCTGTTAGAATGCAAGCATCGCGTCTTGCACGCTGGGCGCAAGAGGGACTCTCGCCCGGACTCGTTCGACAGTTGTCGGGGCGAGTAGAAGGACAACGACGAAGGAAACACCTTCAGACAGTAGCAAACGTGTGGTTCGAACTCCTCGATCTGGTCGGACGACGTGCATGCGACAGAGGAACCTATAGCGGTTTTGTAGCAGACGAGATCTCCCGTCGCAGCTCTTTCAAACTCCTCCGTCCATCCGGTGCCGTTGTTGATCGTTTGCTCGTGCTCGATACGCATGGTGTGACCTTTGTGGACAGGATGTTGCTTCATGCGCTTTGTAGATGTGACTGGGATGTTGCAATCGCATTCTCTCCTGAATTGCCCGGAGTAGAAGAAGGGGCTTCTCGGAGGTCCCGCACAGACCACATGTGGTTCGTTTCCCATGGATGGATCAGTAGTACTCCAACGGCATCCATAATCAATGTGAACTCCGATTCAACACTTCTTCAACGCTCGTTCTCGACCCGCAGTGAAGAGGTCCGTCGTGCACTGGCTCTTATCAAGGAAGCACTAGGACGTGGGACTCCTCTTTCTGAAATGGCGATATGTGTCCCGGGCTCATCTGACTATATGCGAATCATTCGGGAACTCGCCACATCGAGCGGTATCCCGATCGATCTTGATGCCGACATCTCACTTGCATCAACACGCGCAGCATCGGCTGTGCTTTCGGCATGCACAGTCATCGGTGGTGGATGGCTTCGCAGTGATGTTGAAAGACTGTTGCGCGATCCGTTCGTTCGTGATGCCGTGCCCGATGTGGCGCATCTTCTTCGTGTTGCGAGGGAGGATCGTATCGTAGGGGGCGAGGGGCCGAACGCTTGGCATCAACGATGTGAGCGCAAACGTTCCGACGCGATCTCGTTCGCGCGCGCAGATCCGGATAATGCCGAAGAGTGGGAGGCAAAGCGCACGCGATATGAGCGCGCGATACGTGCGATCTCGTCTCTGCGTAGCAGACTCGAAGTGCAAGCAGAACACGCCATGGATGCGGAACGATTCTCGTCGATCATTCGGCAGAATATCGGGAACGGTCTAGGGATCTTCGACGCTGCTGCGACGTATGAACGTGTGGCAGTTGCGGCATTGGAAGAGTCACTTTCCTCGTATTGTGCTGTAGCAAAGGATCACCGGCTGCCACCCGTACCATTCGCGGAGCATACCCGGGTGTGGTGGATGCTTGTTCAAAGTGTGAGCGTATCGTCAGAGAGTGGATTTTCGACCGGACTCAGCATCGTTCGTCCGGCTGAACTTCGCGGACGTAAGCGCAAACTTGTTGTTGTCGTGGGTTGTATCGAGGGAGAGTTTCCACGGACATCGCAGGACATGCTCGATGAAGATCTTGTGCCCGGACTTCGCGAGGCTATGGCCATTGAGTCAATGGCAGACATTGTGGCATCGGTTGCATCGGATGGTATGCTTCTTTGTACCTATCCTGAATCGTTGGATGGGTCGATGGTTCTCTCGTCATCACTTCTTGATCGCGTATCAACGGTCTCGGAACCAAACGAACACTGGGAGTCGCTTGATCCGCAACGAACGATCCTGCTCGATCAACGCGATCTGCGAATTCGAAGTGAATTCTCGCCCTTTATCGACGATTCGCAGGAAGGTGAAGTTCGAGTCGGACTTGATGAAGAAACTGCTGCTCTATTTGATGAGGACGTGAACAGACCCATGAGTCCTTCACGCCTCGACGTGGTGATCCAGTGTCCGTTCAAGTATCATGCGAGCAAGACTCTCCGTCTGGAGGACGATGGTGGTGAGAACGACACGCAGATGACGTCGATCGAACGCGGCATCTTGTTGCACGAACTCGTCCAGCGGTTCTATCGATCTTACCAACCCAATGAAGAACTACAATTCGCGAGTGCCGAAGAACTATCCGCTTATTGCGTCGATCTCCGGAAAGCCCCTTTCGAAGATCATTGGAAGAGACTTTGCGATCTACTTGATGAGCTTCTCCACGAAATGCGTCCGGACCATCTCTATGCCGAAGTTGAGCGTCGAGCCCTCGTTGGCACAAGCATGCGCGTTGGTCTCCTGCGTCGATGGCTTGCCAATGAGATCGCGTATCAGCAAACAACAGGGTTCTTGCCTGTCCTCTTTGAGATCGAGATCGATACGGAGATCGACGTTCCGGTAGGCGATGTGATGCAGAAGATGAAGGTCAAGACCCGCATCGACAGAGTGGATGTTGCCATGGTGGATTCCGTGCTTGAGTTTGTTGTCAACGACTACAAAGCAAACCTTCCGGGAACGGCAACACGTCCATTGATCAAGGCCGGCAAGGCAACACAAATGCCGATGTATCTCGCCGCGGTGGCCGCCTTCTTCCGCGAGAAGGAGATCGACGCTCGTCCTGCTGCTGCTGTGTATCGAATGTTCGGCACGGCACTGCGGTCACCGGAGAAGTCGATGTATCAAGTGATGCTGGCCGACGAGAGTTTCCCGATCCCGATCCGCAGATCAAAGAAGGACCCGCCCCCCTTGCCCCTTGCAGAACAGGTGGAGGTCATCATT
- a CDS encoding alpha/beta hydrolase — MRTLLLSLATCFIATSCTMDSFLFNAEPLTEYVLRTTVIPDTSRVEVALLSDGETIYGYFVRQTDSLRVKPHPTIIYHHGNRDHLQYYWDRVELLYQAGFDVFIYDYRGFGKSTGTSSEQGLRADARAALSYVMSRADVDTTQIVHYGFSLGGFPALYSATELHSPKTLITESIFASGETLVQSGTLLNVPGSYLLEGAFDNMVPMQKRTCPVLIIHGTNDTFIGVDANGQRLYDVARQPRSFVRIEGADHNNVPYVYGTQNYIDLITTFIRGN, encoded by the coding sequence ATGAGAACTCTACTGCTGTCTCTTGCTACATGCTTCATCGCAACGTCCTGCACGATGGACAGTTTTCTGTTCAATGCAGAGCCCCTTACCGAATACGTTCTCCGCACCACAGTCATCCCCGACACCAGTAGAGTAGAAGTAGCACTCCTATCCGATGGTGAAACGATCTACGGATATTTTGTGCGTCAGACAGATTCGTTGCGGGTGAAGCCCCATCCCACGATCATCTACCATCATGGCAACCGCGATCACCTGCAGTACTATTGGGACCGTGTTGAACTTCTGTATCAGGCAGGATTCGATGTCTTCATCTACGACTATCGTGGCTTTGGTAAGAGCACCGGAACCAGCTCCGAACAAGGCTTGAGGGCCGATGCACGTGCCGCACTCTCCTACGTGATGAGCAGAGCCGATGTAGATACAACGCAGATCGTCCACTACGGATTTTCGCTAGGGGGCTTCCCTGCGCTCTATTCTGCAACTGAACTTCACAGTCCAAAGACGTTGATCACAGAGAGCATTTTTGCCTCCGGCGAAACACTCGTTCAAAGCGGCACACTCCTCAATGTTCCCGGTTCCTACCTTTTGGAGGGGGCGTTTGACAATATGGTCCCGATGCAGAAAAGAACATGTCCGGTTCTGATCATCCATGGAACAAACGACACCTTTATCGGTGTTGACGCCAATGGTCAACGACTGTACGATGTGGCACGTCAGCCACGGAGCTTCGTGCGCATCGAAGGTGCAGACCATAACAACGTTCCGTACGTCTATGGGACGCAGAACTATATCGACCTCATCACCACATTCATCCGAGGCAACTGA
- a CDS encoding riboflavin synthase, whose amino-acid sequence MFTGLIEETGVVTSTVDQADGKRITIAASLTLEDLEIDNSIAVNGVCLTVVERTPNTFDVDVVAETLRKTTIGMLRPDSAVNLERAVRLSDRLGGHIVQGHVDATGIVDTIRTGDAGWEMWIRFPAEYRKWLIPVGSVCINGISLTVAELEPERFKVAIIPHTLSVTTLSTLNEKDSVNLEFDVLAKYIENIATYRTS is encoded by the coding sequence GTGTTCACAGGATTGATCGAAGAGACAGGCGTGGTCACGTCAACGGTTGACCAAGCAGATGGCAAGCGCATCACGATCGCCGCTTCGCTAACGTTGGAAGATCTTGAGATCGACAACAGTATCGCCGTCAACGGAGTCTGCCTTACAGTGGTGGAGCGAACACCGAACACCTTTGATGTTGACGTGGTTGCTGAGACGCTGCGAAAGACAACCATCGGAATGCTTCGTCCGGATTCCGCTGTGAACCTCGAACGCGCCGTACGACTCAGCGATCGCCTTGGTGGTCACATCGTGCAAGGGCATGTAGATGCAACCGGCATCGTTGACACCATCCGCACCGGCGACGCAGGCTGGGAGATGTGGATCAGATTCCCTGCCGAGTATCGCAAGTGGCTTATTCCCGTTGGATCCGTCTGTATCAACGGCATTTCGTTGACCGTGGCAGAACTCGAGCCAGAACGATTCAAGGTGGCCATCATTCCACACACACTTTCCGTTACAACGCTCTCAACGTTGAACGAGAAGGACTCCGTCAATCTCGAATTCGACGTCCTCGCCAAATACATCGAAAACATCGCCACCTACAGAACATCATGA
- a CDS encoding sigma 54-interacting transcriptional regulator → MSLPTTIGELKAAGYQYESVKDELRRNVIERLRTNTPIFSGIIGFDDTVIPQIVNAILAKHDILLLGLRGQAKTRIARQLTTLLDEFIPVVKGSEINDHPLRPVSYQAVQLVAEHGDATPIEWRPREERYGEKLATPDVSVADLIGDIDPIKAASQRLHYAHEGAIHFGIIPRSNRGIFVINEVPDLQPRIQVALFNILQERDIQIRGFNVRLPMDIVMVFTANPEDYTNRGSIVTPLKDRIQSQILTHYPRSIEDGMAITAQESWVERSGMPLIIPTYLSQVVESVAMIARTSEYIDQTSGVSARLTISTMENMVSNAERRAYITGEMIVAPRLCDLGQALAGITGKVELVFEGEEEGPQKVARALIGKAVREVFRLSMPDPNVRRARKGTAEEKPDPYQAIVRWFEQGHVVNIDDRMTNEEFYNALIAVPTLAQLASVSFHVETSDTIRLATAMEFILDALHQHSKLAKDDNSMQTTYRDLVGSIFTPPLSMTEDE, encoded by the coding sequence ATGAGCCTCCCAACAACGATCGGCGAGCTGAAGGCAGCAGGATATCAATACGAGTCTGTGAAGGACGAGCTACGTCGCAACGTGATCGAACGACTGCGAACCAACACGCCCATCTTCTCCGGCATCATCGGATTCGATGACACCGTGATACCGCAGATCGTGAACGCCATTCTTGCAAAGCACGATATTCTCTTGCTCGGTCTACGCGGTCAGGCAAAGACGCGCATCGCACGTCAACTCACCACGCTACTCGACGAATTCATCCCTGTTGTCAAGGGCTCCGAGATCAACGATCATCCGTTGCGCCCCGTGTCCTACCAGGCCGTGCAGCTCGTTGCCGAACACGGAGATGCTACACCGATCGAATGGCGTCCGCGCGAGGAACGCTATGGCGAGAAGCTTGCAACTCCAGACGTTAGTGTGGCCGACCTCATCGGAGACATCGATCCGATCAAGGCTGCCTCGCAACGTCTGCATTATGCACATGAGGGCGCCATCCACTTTGGGATCATTCCGCGCTCCAACCGAGGCATCTTTGTCATCAACGAAGTACCCGATCTTCAGCCTCGCATTCAAGTAGCGTTGTTCAACATTCTACAAGAGCGCGATATTCAGATAAGGGGCTTTAATGTTCGCCTCCCGATGGACATCGTGATGGTGTTCACGGCCAACCCTGAAGACTACACCAATCGTGGATCCATCGTTACGCCACTTAAGGACCGCATTCAGTCGCAGATCCTCACGCACTATCCGCGCAGCATCGAAGACGGCATGGCCATCACTGCACAAGAATCATGGGTTGAGCGCTCGGGAATGCCCCTTATCATCCCTACGTATCTCAGCCAGGTTGTTGAGTCCGTTGCCATGATCGCTCGCACGAGCGAATACATCGATCAAACCAGCGGCGTTAGTGCGCGACTCACCATCTCCACGATGGAGAACATGGTCTCCAATGCCGAACGTCGCGCCTACATCACCGGCGAGATGATCGTAGCCCCCCGACTCTGCGACCTTGGTCAGGCACTTGCAGGCATCACCGGCAAGGTGGAACTCGTCTTTGAGGGCGAAGAAGAAGGACCGCAGAAGGTTGCACGAGCACTCATCGGCAAGGCCGTGCGCGAGGTCTTCCGTCTTTCCATGCCTGATCCGAATGTGCGCAGAGCTCGTAAGGGAACTGCTGAAGAGAAACCCGATCCCTATCAGGCCATCGTCCGGTGGTTCGAACAAGGTCACGTTGTGAACATCGATGACCGAATGACAAACGAGGAATTCTACAACGCCCTCATCGCCGTCCCCACACTCGCTCAGCTCGCATCCGTCTCGTTCCATGTAGAGACGTCAGACACTATTCGTCTAGCAACCGCTATGGAATTCATTCTGGATGCACTGCATCAACATTCCAAGCTTGCAAAAGACGACAACAGCATGCAGACCACGTACAGAGATCTGGTGGGAAGCATTTTTACGCCGCCTTTGTCGATGACAGAGGACGAATAG
- a CDS encoding M28 family peptidase — MILSLLLALAIGGASEPRPFPPDAELYFDTVAARRHLAFLSSDEMRGRDTPSRELEQAADYIVSEFKRIGLEPINGSYDQVYDLERLDLRLPTSMYFTRGTDTFAFSVKTDFMPFEQTGEGVITNARVVFAGYGITAPEYSYDDYAGIDVKGAVVVVLRGEPDNADTTRFRGKQFTRHGSNSEKLKLARSKGAVGLLVIDALRTLRKPFVSGYPWPSVFPNLSRASRPLQLPDSTKRIPSIHIGERPAILLFDSLAGVVSITRAIDSTLIPRSREIAGVRFSCSVALDHEIVKVRNVVGLLRGSETPDEYAVIGAHYDHVGVGKANAEGDSIYNGADDNGSGTTGLLLSAQALAASTQRPSRSIVYVAFSGEEKGLLGSKAYVRASPLPLSKCVAMSNMDMIGRCETNKLSIGGNERCPDLMKLNEEANTSLAKPFNLAYDIEQYFFRSDQASFAMKRIPVIFYFTGEHKDYHKPGDEISKINMADLVGITRLATHVMWTATQMPRGTYVPAGFEE, encoded by the coding sequence ATGATCCTCTCTCTTCTCCTCGCATTGGCCATCGGTGGCGCATCAGAGCCCCGACCATTCCCACCGGATGCAGAGCTGTATTTCGATACGGTTGCTGCAAGACGTCACCTTGCATTTCTGTCCTCAGACGAAATGCGCGGCAGAGACACACCTTCACGAGAACTCGAGCAGGCCGCCGATTACATCGTATCGGAATTCAAACGTATCGGTCTTGAGCCGATCAATGGTTCCTATGATCAGGTCTACGATCTCGAACGCCTCGATCTTCGTCTCCCAACATCGATGTATTTCACAAGAGGCACAGACACTTTTGCGTTCTCCGTCAAGACCGATTTTATGCCCTTTGAACAGACGGGCGAAGGAGTCATCACCAACGCACGTGTTGTATTTGCCGGATATGGGATCACTGCACCGGAGTATTCATACGATGACTACGCCGGTATCGATGTAAAGGGGGCAGTGGTCGTTGTCTTGCGAGGCGAGCCCGACAATGCAGACACCACCCGTTTCCGTGGCAAACAATTCACCCGCCACGGCTCAAACAGTGAGAAGCTAAAACTCGCACGTTCCAAAGGCGCAGTAGGACTGCTCGTCATCGATGCCCTTCGCACGCTCCGCAAACCATTCGTTTCCGGATATCCATGGCCATCGGTCTTCCCAAACCTCTCGCGTGCATCCCGCCCCCTACAATTGCCGGATAGCACAAAACGTATCCCGTCCATCCACATCGGAGAACGCCCGGCTATTCTGTTGTTTGACTCCCTCGCCGGTGTAGTATCGATAACACGTGCGATCGACTCAACCCTCATCCCGCGCTCACGAGAGATCGCCGGAGTTCGTTTCTCATGTTCTGTTGCCCTTGACCACGAGATCGTAAAGGTCCGCAATGTTGTTGGTCTCCTACGCGGCTCCGAAACACCGGACGAATATGCCGTGATCGGTGCGCATTATGATCACGTTGGTGTAGGGAAGGCCAATGCAGAAGGTGACTCTATCTATAACGGAGCGGATGATAACGGCTCCGGCACTACCGGACTCCTGCTTTCGGCACAAGCACTCGCAGCAAGCACTCAGCGTCCGTCACGAAGTATTGTCTACGTTGCCTTCTCCGGCGAAGAAAAGGGGCTCCTCGGCTCCAAAGCCTATGTGCGTGCTTCGCCCCTTCCACTCTCGAAGTGTGTTGCGATGTCCAACATGGACATGATCGGCAGATGCGAAACGAACAAACTCTCCATCGGCGGCAACGAACGCTGTCCGGATCTCATGAAGCTCAATGAAGAAGCAAACACATCACTCGCCAAACCCTTCAACCTTGCCTACGACATCGAGCAGTACTTCTTCCGCAGCGATCAAGCATCCTTTGCAATGAAACGCATCCCCGTGATCTTCTACTTCACCGGCGAACACAAAGACTATCATAAGCCCGGCGACGAGATATCGAAGATCAACATGGCAGATCTCGTTGGCATCACACGCCTCGCAACCCACGTTATGTGGACTGCCACTCAGATGCCAAGAGGAACGTATGTTCCGGCGGGATTTGAAGAGTAA
- a CDS encoding four helix bundle protein, with protein sequence MGHERDIIKERLVASPLHILSIEFSREVRSLVRKAFQHQVVERMPLDQLYRSGSSVGANIRESRYAESPKDFVHKLKIAEKELGEFFYWIGLLSSKHDIFDEDAAAACVNKGTQVQKLLSSIIVTTKRNNSL encoded by the coding sequence ATGGGTCATGAACGAGATATCATAAAAGAGCGACTTGTCGCTAGTCCACTGCACATCCTTTCAATCGAGTTTTCTCGAGAGGTGCGCAGTCTTGTACGGAAGGCATTCCAACATCAGGTTGTTGAGCGAATGCCACTTGATCAACTGTATCGTTCGGGGTCCTCGGTTGGAGCGAATATCCGTGAGAGCAGATATGCAGAATCTCCAAAGGACTTTGTACATAAGCTCAAGATCGCGGAGAAAGAGCTGGGTGAATTCTTCTATTGGATTGGATTGCTGTCGTCGAAACACGACATTTTTGATGAAGACGCTGCCGCTGCCTGCGTCAACAAAGGCACACAAGTCCAAAAGCTACTTTCTTCGATCATTGTAACAACGAAACGCAACAACAGTTTGTAA
- a CDS encoding ATP-binding protein: MSQVNTYSLRVPSERSCITMVEPFLRSVNELQSLGPSRFHDMHVAVTEAVNNAIIHAHHCIAEIAVHVDIQISAHEIIVLVRDFGSGFDADAVPDPRLPENLLREGGRGVFLIRHLADVVEFRRADPGTTVMIKYFR; this comes from the coding sequence ATGAGCCAGGTCAACACATATTCCCTTCGTGTGCCAAGTGAACGCTCCTGTATCACGATGGTGGAGCCATTCCTGCGTTCCGTCAACGAACTGCAATCGCTTGGACCCAGCCGCTTCCACGATATGCATGTTGCCGTTACGGAAGCGGTGAATAATGCCATCATCCACGCACACCACTGCATCGCTGAGATCGCTGTACACGTGGACATTCAGATCTCCGCTCACGAGATCATCGTGTTGGTCCGCGATTTCGGTAGTGGTTTTGATGCTGACGCCGTACCCGACCCTCGACTCCCCGAAAATCTCCTTCGTGAAGGGGGCAGAGGGGTTTTTCTCATTCGCCACCTCGCTGATGTGGTCGAATTCCGTCGCGCCGATCCGGGCACGACGGTCATGATCAAATACTTCCGCTGA